One Stenotrophomonas sp. SAU14A_NAIMI4_5 DNA segment encodes these proteins:
- a CDS encoding DUF885 domain-containing protein, with protein sequence MKPIALAVALALTAAPLLSAPPALAAPAAKAATPASPAWVARSNALAQILLDAQGPFQPEETGFFGVPGYDDKVADLGPDNGKRYRAAMAKARDELKAKLATEKDANVRQDLAIMIHAADQNIEGSTLNEKYLLPWSDAPQTVFSGLNLLLSDQVPAERRAKALDRLKAYAGLQPGGTAFTTLARQRYEERLKDNTLLQPTKIEVQQSLDNVETYITGIESLLKKYQIAGADVAMTALAGQMKDYAAWTRKEVLPKARTDARLPAPLYAFQLKQVGIDIDPKLLMQRAQLEFMETRSAMQQLAPLVAKEKGLKVADPSDPVAVIRALKADKIADDQLEGHYRKVINAIDPLIREHGIVDVPKRAMQMRLGSAAESAASPAPHFLPAPLVNNTGQQGTFVLPLGNPAAGPGAQYDDFNFGAAAWTLSAHEGRPGHELQFTAMVERGVSLARTMFAFNSVNVEGWALYAEAEMVPYEPLDGQMIALQFRLLRAARAMLDPMLNLGLTDRANGERVLMEQVGLSKAMATQELDRYTVRMPGQAGSYFYGYTRILELRMQTELALGAKFDRMAFNNFLLDQGLLPPDQLAEAVQQQFVPKYR encoded by the coding sequence ATGAAGCCGATCGCGCTCGCCGTTGCCCTGGCCCTGACCGCCGCCCCGCTGCTGTCCGCCCCGCCGGCCTTGGCCGCGCCGGCTGCCAAGGCCGCCACGCCGGCCAGCCCGGCCTGGGTCGCCCGCAGCAATGCGCTGGCGCAGATCCTGCTGGATGCGCAGGGGCCGTTCCAGCCGGAAGAGACCGGCTTCTTCGGCGTGCCCGGCTACGACGACAAGGTGGCCGACCTCGGCCCCGACAACGGCAAGCGCTACCGCGCGGCCATGGCCAAGGCCCGCGACGAGTTGAAGGCGAAGCTGGCCACCGAGAAGGATGCCAACGTCCGCCAGGACCTGGCTATCATGATCCACGCCGCTGACCAGAACATCGAAGGCAGCACGCTCAACGAGAAGTACCTGCTGCCGTGGAGCGATGCGCCGCAGACGGTGTTCAGCGGCCTCAACCTGCTGCTGTCCGACCAGGTGCCGGCCGAGCGCCGGGCCAAGGCGCTCGACCGCCTCAAGGCGTATGCCGGCCTGCAGCCGGGCGGCACGGCATTCACCACGCTGGCCCGCCAGCGCTACGAAGAACGCCTGAAGGACAACACGCTGCTGCAGCCGACGAAGATCGAAGTGCAGCAGTCGCTGGACAACGTCGAGACCTACATCACCGGCATCGAGTCGCTGCTGAAGAAGTACCAGATTGCCGGCGCCGATGTGGCGATGACGGCCCTCGCCGGGCAGATGAAGGACTACGCCGCCTGGACCCGCAAGGAAGTGCTGCCGAAGGCGCGCACCGACGCACGCCTGCCGGCCCCGCTGTATGCGTTCCAGCTCAAGCAGGTCGGCATCGACATCGACCCGAAGCTGCTGATGCAGCGCGCCCAGCTGGAATTCATGGAAACCCGCTCGGCGATGCAGCAGCTGGCACCGCTGGTGGCGAAGGAGAAGGGCCTGAAGGTCGCCGACCCGAGCGACCCGGTGGCGGTGATCCGCGCGCTGAAGGCCGACAAGATCGCCGACGACCAGCTGGAAGGTCACTACCGCAAGGTGATCAACGCGATCGATCCGCTGATCCGCGAACACGGCATCGTCGACGTGCCCAAGCGGGCCATGCAGATGCGCCTGGGTTCGGCGGCGGAAAGCGCGGCCAGCCCGGCCCCGCACTTCCTGCCGGCGCCGCTGGTCAACAACACCGGGCAGCAGGGCACCTTCGTGCTGCCGCTGGGCAATCCGGCCGCGGGCCCGGGCGCGCAGTACGACGATTTCAACTTCGGTGCGGCGGCGTGGACGCTGAGCGCGCATGAAGGCCGCCCCGGCCACGAGCTGCAGTTCACCGCGATGGTCGAGCGTGGCGTGTCGCTGGCGCGCACGATGTTCGCGTTCAATTCGGTGAACGTGGAAGGCTGGGCGCTGTACGCCGAGGCCGAGATGGTGCCGTACGAGCCGCTGGACGGGCAGATGATCGCGCTGCAGTTCCGCCTGCTGCGCGCGGCCCGCGCCATGCTCGACCCGATGCTCAACCTGGGCCTGACCGATCGCGCCAACGGCGAGCGCGTGCTGATGGAGCAGGTCGGCCTGTCCAAGGCGATGGCCACCCAGGAACTGGACCGCTACACCGTGCGCATGCCGGGCCAGGCGGGCAGCTACTTCTACGGTTACACCCGCATCCTGGAACTGCGCATGCAGACTGAGCTGGCGCTGGGCGCGAAGTTCGACCGCATGGCGTTCAACAACTTCCTGCTCGACCAGGGCCTGCTGCCGCCGGACCAGCTGGCCGAAGCGGTGCAGCAGCAGTTCGTGCCGAAGTACCGGTAG
- a CDS encoding tetratricopeptide repeat protein has translation MDNLPTQLSDRFSILFDAGDLVAAFSLIRDAVKVGSAEAIFLSSTFSRPRESIGEFEKRSLSEVELSAAMGYAPAQYRLGCYLQFGDFVDVDSVEAARYFELAAKAGFPPAMYEYGLALLHGVGLQRNHDEAISWIRSSAEGGDNTAAEFLENYRDV, from the coding sequence ATGGATAATTTGCCAACACAACTTTCAGATAGATTTTCAATTCTATTCGATGCTGGGGATCTGGTTGCCGCTTTTTCGCTGATACGCGATGCAGTGAAGGTTGGATCCGCGGAAGCTATTTTTCTTTCTTCAACCTTTAGTCGTCCTCGAGAGAGTATTGGCGAATTTGAAAAGCGAAGTCTGTCTGAAGTCGAGCTGTCGGCCGCAATGGGATACGCTCCAGCGCAGTACAGGCTCGGCTGCTATCTTCAGTTTGGAGATTTCGTGGATGTAGATTCCGTGGAGGCTGCACGCTATTTTGAGCTGGCGGCGAAGGCTGGATTTCCACCAGCGATGTACGAGTATGGGCTTGCGCTTCTTCATGGCGTTGGCCTGCAGCGCAATCATGATGAGGCGATTTCGTGGATAAGATCCTCGGCTGAAGGTGGAGATAATACTGCTGCCGAATTCTTAGAGAACTATCGGGATGTTTAG